GGCGCTCTGGCCGTTGTACGTGCCGGTGAACGCCGCCGCCCAGGTCTGCGGGCCGATGAACCCGACCTGCTCGAGGCCGTTCTGCCGCTGGACCTCCAGCACCAGCGCCTGGGTCAGCGGTCCGAAGTAGCCGGTCGCGGGGACGCCGGCGCCGCGGGCCGCCATCTGCTGCTGCCACACCTTGATCGCGGCGCTCGACTGCCCGTAGCTCAGCTGGCCCTGGTAGCCGGGGTTGTCGGAGGTGGAGGACTGGTTGGAGGCCGCACCGCCGATGCTGATGTCGCCGGTGACGCCCGACCGCGCGTCTGCGTCGTTGCCGAAGCCGAGGATGCTCGCGCACTCCCACGGCTGCCAGCCACGCATCCGGTAGAGCATCAGGGCGCGCGCGTCCTGCTCGGACGGCGATGCCTGGTGGGGGTATCCGCTGCCGCCGACCGAGCGCCAGGTCGCGAGGTCGAACTGATAGGCCCCGTAGTAGCCGTTGCCGGTGTTGATGGAGTAGTTGTTGCTCGACTCGCACTTGCGCAGCGCGAGCCACTGGTCGGAGCTGGGGTCGGCGACCGCGGTGCTGCCCGGCAGCAGGGCGGGTATCCCGACGACGACGGCCGCGCCGAGCGTGGCGACAGCGAACAGCTTCCTGGATCCGCGGCGAACCGCCGCGGCGGGAGTCCATGAGGGCACGATCTTTGCCTTTCCCGCGCGTACAGCACGGGCGAGGCGGCGCTCGCCAACGAGCGCCGTCCGGGGCCCCGGACACGGGCAGGCGATGCGACTTCCCCATCTCACGCCTGATTGCGACCGGTGTGCTGCTTCCGTCCTCGTTCACGTGTGCATATCCGTCGGACGCCGAACGATCCGGGACGGAATGCTGCGTCGGAGTCGTGCGGCGGGCCCCAGGGGGAGCTGTCGGCCGTATTCCACCGTATTGACGCGCCACAGCGTTCACAACAGAAACACCAAACCCGCCATTATCAACCACCTCATCGCTCCCACCCATGTAACGACACGCCGGTAGGCGCTACGTAATCACACGAATGTCGTTCCGCAGGTCAGAGGCGCGGCCGACGCCACGACCGCCGCCGTGGACGTCGGCGCGCCGGGCGGCTGTGATCCACGCCACATTCAGCCGGCAACGGGGCTGCTGCGGCGTACTTCGGTACGGAATCGCCGCCGGATCCGTACCGGAGTGCGCCGCGAACGCGAGCCGGCGGGCTACCGGCCGGCGACGGTCCGGGTGACCCCGATGCGACCGGGACCGTCGGTCTTCGCCCGGGCCCGCTCGAACGCGCGCTCGCGCTGCTCCTCGAAGCGGCTCGCCTGCTCGTCCAGGTCCTGCATGAAGGCGGCGAGCGCCTCGCGCGCCCGCTCCCCCTCCGGGCCGAGGTCCGTGCGCTGGAAGACCCGCCACTTGCGCAGCACGGGGGCCAGCACCTCGTCGCGGTGCTGGCGGAGGTCATAGATGCCCGCCTTGGCGATCGCCACCGACTTTCGGGCGAAGCCGGCCATCCCGGCGCCGGGCATCTCGAAGCCGGTCACCTCACGGGCGACCGCCTGCATCGTGGCATCGGGGAAGTGGTCGAACGCGGCGCTGACGAGATTGCGGTAGAAGACCATGTGCAGGTTCTCGTCGGTGGAGATCCGGGCCAGCAGCTGGTCGCAGATCGGATCCTCGGTCGCCCGCCCGGTGTTGCGATGCGATACGCGGGTGGCGAGCTCTTGGAAGGAGACGTAGGCGATCGTCTCCAGCGACGTCTTGGCTCCCGAGTCGTAGCCGGCGGTCATGTGCGCGAGCCGCTCGACCTCGAGCGCGACCGGGTCGACACCGCGGGTCACCACCAGATAGTCGCGCATCGCCGTGCCGTGCCGGGCCTCCTCCGCCGTCCACCGGCCGACCCACTGCCCCCACGCACCGTCGCGACCGAAGTTGGTGGCGATCTCGAAGTGGTACGACGGCAGGTTGTCCTCGGTCAGCAGGTTGGTGACCATCGCCGTCTGGGCGATCGGGTCCAGCGTGGACTGCCCCGGCTCGTAGTCCTGGCCGCCGAGGAAGGCGAAGTTACGTCCGTCGTCCCACGGCACGTAGTCGTGCGGGTTCCAGTCCTGCGCGGCGCGCAGGTGCCGGTTGAGGTTCTCCTCGACGACGGGCTCCAGCGCGTGCAGCAGGTGCTTCGGGTCTTCGGTGGGTTCCACGGCAGTACTCCTCGCTTCGCCGACAGCGGCAGTCCCACGCTACCGCCGCCGGGCGGCCCTCCGGCGAGGTCGGCGGTATGCCGCTACCGCTCCTCACGCCGCTCACGCGGCGTGCGCAGCACCCACCGCGCCACGACGTCGATCGCGAGCCCGAGGGCGCCGATCACCACGATGAGGGCGGTGATGTGGTGATAGGCGAGCTGGTCCTTCGCGTTCAGGATCTGGTAGCCCAGCCCGCTGGTCACGCCCAGCATCTCCGCCGGCACCAGCACCACCCAGCCCAGCGCCACCGCGCCACGGATGCCGCCGAGCACGTGCGGACGGACCGAGGGGGCGGTGACGGTGCGCAGCAGCTCCCAGCGGGTCGCGCCGAGCGCGCGGGCGACGGCCCGGTGACCCGGGTTGACCGCTCGTACGCCGGCGAGGGTCGCCAGCACGATGGGCCACACCGTGGTCAGGGCGACCAGGGTGATCACCGGCAGGTCCCCGATGCCGACGAGCACGATCACCAGCGGCGCCCAGGACAGCGGCGAGACCATCCGCAGGAAGCTCACGACCGGCCGGGTGGCCCGCTCGAGCCGGCCGACCGACCCGATCGCGACCCCGAGCAGCACGCCACCGACGACCGCGACGAGCAGCCCCGCGACCAGCCGCAGCACCGACGCCGCGGCGTCGTCGAGCAGCACGCCCGAGCGCCACAGCTCCACCAGGCCCGACCACGTCCGGGTGGGCGAGAACTCGCGCACCAGCGGTCGACCGGCGAGCAGGACGTCGGTGACCAGGAACCACAGCCCGATCGCGGCCGCGGTACCCAGCACGGCGTACCACGCCGCCGGACCCGGGCGCCGGGTGGCGCGCGCATCCGCCTCGGGGCCGGGCGCGGACGCCCGCCGGACGTCGGGACCGCCGGACAGCCCGGGTGCGGTCGTCGCGGTGCTCACGGTTGGATCAGCTCCTGACGGGTCAGCTTGGTGGCGGGGATCGTGCCGCCCCCGAGGGCCTGCTTGACGAACCGGTCGTCGACCAGCTCCTTGTGCACGGACTCCCCGGTGACGCCCTGCAGGAAGCCGGTGTCGCCGTCGATGGCCGTCGAGCGCATCGATTCGACGAGGGCCGAGGTGTAGCTGGCCAGGGGCAGCGCCGAGAAGCCGAGCCGCTCGCCGTGCCAGTCGGGGTGCTTGGTGACCGAGGTGTACGCCGCCGGGTCGCGGCTGAAGACCTTCTGCACCGGCGCCGCGGGCTGCGGCAGGTACTTGCCGTCGGCCAGCAGGCCGCCCATGTCGCCGCGGTGGCCGTCGATCCACTGCTGCGCCTGGACGAGCGCCGTCCCGATCGCCTGCGCGGTCTGCGGGTCGGACTCGATCAGGTCCTCGCGCAGCACGATCGCGCAGCAGGCGTGCTCCTTCCACACGTCACCGAGGAAGCGGTGCACGCGACCGACGTCCTTCGCCTCGGCGACGGCGCTGAACGGGTCGGCCACGACGTACCCGCTGACCTGGCCGGACGCGAGCGCCGGAACCATGTCGGACGGCGCCATGACGGCCAGCTGCACCGAGCCCTCGGACGCCGAGGGCGCCTGCCGGACGACCGGCTTGAGGCCGGAGGCCAGCAGCATGCGCTGCAGGACGATGTTGTGGATCGACCACCAGTAGGGAATCGCGACCGTGGTGCCCGCGAGCTGCTCGGTGGCGGTGATCGACTTGCCGACGGTCAGCGCGGACCCGTTCACGTGCCCCCAGCCGATCACCTTGAGCGGGATCTTCTTGGCCAGCCGCAGCTGGACGGCGAGCGGCATGAGGACGTGCGCGACGTCGACCTCGCCGATGGCGAAGGCCTGCGCGAGCGCCTCCCAGGAGCGGAACATGACGGGGGCGGGCGAGGTGATGCCTTGCCGCGCGAGGAACCCCTTCTCGTGCGCGAGCAGCAGGGCGGACGCGTCGGTGATCGGCAGGTAGCCGA
This window of the Cumulibacter manganitolerans genome carries:
- a CDS encoding ABC transporter permease, which translates into the protein MSTATTAPGLSGGPDVRRASAPGPEADARATRRPGPAAWYAVLGTAAAIGLWFLVTDVLLAGRPLVREFSPTRTWSGLVELWRSGVLLDDAAASVLRLVAGLLVAVVGGVLLGVAIGSVGRLERATRPVVSFLRMVSPLSWAPLVIVLVGIGDLPVITLVALTTVWPIVLATLAGVRAVNPGHRAVARALGATRWELLRTVTAPSVRPHVLGGIRGAVALGWVVLVPAEMLGVTSGLGYQILNAKDQLAYHHITALIVVIGALGLAIDVVARWVLRTPRERREER
- a CDS encoding acyl-ACP desaturase, coding for MEPTEDPKHLLHALEPVVEENLNRHLRAAQDWNPHDYVPWDDGRNFAFLGGQDYEPGQSTLDPIAQTAMVTNLLTEDNLPSYHFEIATNFGRDGAWGQWVGRWTAEEARHGTAMRDYLVVTRGVDPVALEVERLAHMTAGYDSGAKTSLETIAYVSFQELATRVSHRNTGRATEDPICDQLLARISTDENLHMVFYRNLVSAAFDHFPDATMQAVAREVTGFEMPGAGMAGFARKSVAIAKAGIYDLRQHRDEVLAPVLRKWRVFQRTDLGPEGERAREALAAFMQDLDEQASRFEEQRERAFERARAKTDGPGRIGVTRTVAGR
- a CDS encoding transglycosylase family protein → MPSWTPAAAVRRGSRKLFAVATLGAAVVVGIPALLPGSTAVADPSSDQWLALRKCESSNNYSINTGNGYYGAYQFDLATWRSVGGSGYPHQASPSEQDARALMLYRMRGWQPWECASILGFGNDADARSGVTGDISIGGAASNQSSTSDNPGYQGQLSYGQSSAAIKVWQQQMAARGAGVPATGYFGPLTQALVLEVQRQNGLEQVGFIGPQTWAAAFTGTYNGQSASGTTTASSSAPGYPGQLRKGVYSEALRQWQAQMVAKGAPLSSTGYFGPNTAAVVLAVQAQNGLEQVGYIGPLTWAAAWSGSYHA
- a CDS encoding ABC transporter substrate-binding protein, whose product is MPEHTLSRRSALRLTGRVAAAGVVGGLALKGGWDAAAPALASGGKKTVRIGYLPITDASALLLAHEKGFLARQGITSPAPVMFRSWEALAQAFAIGEVDVAHVLMPLAVQLRLAKKIPLKVIGWGHVNGSALTVGKSITATEQLAGTTVAIPYWWSIHNIVLQRMLLASGLKPVVRQAPSASEGSVQLAVMAPSDMVPALASGQVSGYVVADPFSAVAEAKDVGRVHRFLGDVWKEHACCAIVLREDLIESDPQTAQAIGTALVQAQQWIDGHRGDMGGLLADGKYLPQPAAPVQKVFSRDPAAYTSVTKHPDWHGERLGFSALPLASYTSALVESMRSTAIDGDTGFLQGVTGESVHKELVDDRFVKQALGGGTIPATKLTRQELIQP